The bacterium genome includes a window with the following:
- a CDS encoding phosphatidate cytidylyltransferase: MSPDPSPFDLNRPKFRLRVITSLVAIVLAVALIWFAEWPMAVFVFVLSVFASRELYWLFEEKGYRPARYLGTAASLSIIVLTALTGTKYHAPFMVASFVLACLFLIIRSAPWFPYQSLLGKASDQKPNQIGTISDVATTFLGIVLTGWLPSYIPLLRQLQYPDLVHREAMPHLGMGITFLYFGAIIATDVGAYLIGKSIGRRPLIGPLSPKKTVEGSLGGILLAVLAAALIGWGFHLDILHCMALGAVISVVAQISDLTESMIKRDAGKKDSGDIIPGHGGVLDRVDSYLLSGAVAYYYLFYIWHVVY; the protein is encoded by the coding sequence ATGTCGCCCGACCCCTCGCCTTTCGATCTCAATCGCCCCAAGTTCCGACTGCGGGTGATCACCTCGCTCGTGGCCATCGTGCTGGCCGTCGCGCTCATCTGGTTCGCCGAGTGGCCGATGGCCGTCTTCGTCTTCGTGCTCTCGGTCTTCGCGAGCCGGGAGCTCTACTGGCTCTTCGAGGAGAAGGGCTACCGTCCTGCCCGCTACCTGGGCACGGCGGCCTCGCTCTCGATCATCGTCCTGACGGCCCTGACGGGGACCAAGTACCACGCCCCCTTCATGGTGGCGAGCTTCGTGCTGGCGTGCCTGTTCCTGATCATCCGCAGCGCCCCCTGGTTCCCCTACCAGAGCCTCCTGGGCAAGGCCTCGGACCAGAAGCCGAACCAGATCGGGACCATCTCGGACGTGGCGACCACCTTCCTGGGGATCGTGCTGACGGGCTGGTTGCCGAGCTACATCCCCCTCCTGCGCCAGCTCCAGTACCCGGATCTGGTCCATCGCGAGGCCATGCCCCACCTGGGGATGGGGATCACCTTCCTCTACTTTGGGGCGATCATCGCGACCGACGTGGGGGCGTACCTGATCGGCAAGTCCATCGGCCGCAGGCCCCTGATCGGGCCTCTCTCCCCGAAGAAGACCGTTGAAGGTTCGCTTGGGGGCATCCTGCTCGCCGTCTTGGCCGCCGCGCTCATTGGCTGGGGCTTCCACCTGGACATCCTGCACTGCATGGCGCTGGGGGCGGTGATCAGCGTGGTCGCCCAGATCAGCGACCTGACCGAGTCGATGATCAAGCGGGATGCGGGCAAGAAGGATTCGGGGGACATCATCCCGGGTCACGGCGGGGTGCTGGACCGGGTGGACAGCTACCTGCTATCGGGAGCGGTCG
- the frr gene encoding ribosome recycling factor codes for MLKDVIAEAEGKMKKAVARINQEFAAIRTGRAAPAILDRVEVEYYGSMTAIKAIASVSTPDARTLAIQPFDRAALTAIERAILKSDLGLTPTNDGQSLRIGFPPPTEERRRDLVKLAKKEAEEGKVAIRNVRRDEQDKIKAAEKKSEITQDDSKRLQDQLQKLTDRFVAEIDKALVSKEAEIMEV; via the coding sequence ATGCTTAAAGACGTCATCGCGGAAGCCGAAGGCAAGATGAAGAAGGCGGTCGCCCGGATCAACCAGGAGTTCGCCGCGATCCGCACCGGCCGCGCCGCCCCTGCGATCCTCGATCGCGTCGAGGTCGAGTACTACGGCTCCATGACGGCCATCAAGGCCATCGCCTCGGTCTCGACCCCCGACGCGCGCACGCTGGCGATCCAGCCCTTCGACCGCGCCGCCCTGACGGCCATCGAGCGGGCCATCCTCAAGAGCGACCTGGGCCTGACCCCGACCAACGACGGTCAGTCCCTGCGCATCGGCTTCCCCCCTCCCACCGAGGAGCGCCGTCGCGACCTGGTCAAGCTCGCCAAGAAGGAAGCCGAAGAGGGCAAGGTCGCCATCCGCAACGTCCGCCGCGACGAGCAGGACAAGATCAAGGCCGCCGAGAAGAAGAGCGAGATCACCCAGGACGACTCGAAGCGCCTCCAGGACCAGCTCCAGAAGCTGACGGATCGCTTCGTCGCCGAGATCGACAAAGCGCTCGTCTCCAAAGAAGCCGAGATCATGGAGGTCTAG
- a CDS encoding UMP kinase has product MLSNGLKYKRILLKLSGEALMGAQGYGIDPAVIRQIAEEVKSLVDQGLELALVVGGGNIFRGLAASAKGMDRSTGDYMGMLATVMNSLALQDGLEKAGVDTRVQSAIEMREVAEPFIKRRAMRHLEKGRVVIFAAGTGNPYFTTDTAASLRAVEIGAEVLLKATKVDGVYDSDPAKNPNAVKYQQLSYMEVLSKELKVMDSTAISLCKDTGLPIIVFNLNEPGNIERVVRGEPIGTYVGGIPTHA; this is encoded by the coding sequence GCTCAGCGGCGAGGCCCTCATGGGCGCGCAGGGCTACGGCATCGACCCGGCGGTGATCCGCCAGATCGCCGAGGAGGTCAAGAGCCTGGTGGACCAGGGCCTCGAGCTCGCGCTGGTCGTGGGCGGGGGCAACATCTTCCGTGGGCTCGCTGCGAGCGCCAAGGGGATGGATCGCTCCACCGGCGACTACATGGGCATGCTCGCCACGGTCATGAATTCGCTGGCCCTGCAGGACGGCCTCGAGAAGGCCGGGGTCGACACCCGGGTCCAGTCGGCCATCGAAATGCGCGAGGTCGCCGAGCCCTTCATCAAGCGTCGGGCCATGCGTCACCTCGAGAAGGGCCGCGTCGTGATCTTCGCCGCGGGCACCGGCAACCCTTACTTCACCACCGATACCGCCGCCTCGCTGCGCGCCGTCGAGATCGGCGCCGAGGTCCTGCTCAAGGCGACCAAGGTGGACGGGGTCTACGACTCGGATCCCGCCAAGAACCCCAACGCGGTCAAGTACCAGCAACTCAGCTACATGGAGGTCCTGAGCAAGGAGCTCAAGGTCATGGATTCCACGGCCATCTCCCTTTGCAAGGACACCGGGCTCCCGATCATCGTGTTCAACCTCAACGAACCCGGCAACATCGAACGTGTCGTGCGCGGCGAGCCCATCGGCACTTACGTAGGAGGCATTCCCACTCATGCTTAA